AACAACTGGCACTGCAACCAGGGGCGGGCGAACTGATACCTTGCGTACTGGATGTGTGCGACCCCGCCCAAGCCAGCCAACTGGCGCGCGAACTGGGTGCATTGGATGTACTGGTAAACAATGCCGGCATTCAACATGTGGCACCCCTTGAAGCCTTTCCTGCCAATACCTGGGCGCGCATTATCAACGTTTTATTGGTGGGGCCGGCCATGGTCACCCAGGCCTTTTTACCGGCCATGAAAGCAAAAAATTTCGGACGCATTGTCAACATCGGCTCAATCCACTCGCTGGTGGCCTCACCCTATAAAAGCGCCTACGTGGCCGCCAAACAAGGCCTGCTGGGCTTCAGCAAGGCTTTGGCACTGGAAACCGCCCAGCAAAATATCACCATCAACACCTTGTGCCCGGCCTATGTAAAAACCCCGCTTGTGGAAAAACAAATTGCAAGCCAGGCGCAAGCGCACAACATGAGCGAGGCCGAGGTGATAGACACCATCATGCTAAAACCCATGCCCAAGAAATCTTTCATCAGCCAGGCTGAGCTGAACGCCGCACTGGATTTTTGCATCAGCCCCCAAGGGCGCAATTTCACGGGCCAAACCCTGGTACTCGATGGCGGCTGGACCGCGCAATAAAAAGCGGTACACCTGAATACCTATTTAAAAACTGTTTTGCCGAGGCTTGCACCATGCAGACAAACTACGCCGAAATGATGTCGCAAATGGCCACTACCGCACTACACCAGTGGCAGCAGCTCACCCGGCCCTTGGGCCAGGGGCTTGCCAGCAAGGCAACCATTAACCCGCAAAAATGGGCCGACCTCCAGCTTGAGTGCTTTCGCAAACAAGCAGAACTCTGGCAGGCACTTGCAGACGCACTGCCGGAAAACAAACCCCTACCCGATGTGGTAGCACCCAAAGGCGACCCACGCTTTAGCGATACCGACTGGGCGAGCAACCCGCTGTTCAGTTTTTTGCGCCAGTCCTATCTACTTAATACCCAAATGATTGAACAGCAACTGGCCAGCATGGAATTTGAAGATGCCACCAGCGCACAGCAAATACAGTTTTATGCACGCCAATACATGAACGCCTGCTCGCCCGCCAACTTTGCCTGGAGCAACCCGGAAGTGGTGCGAGATACACTGGCGCGCCAAGGTGAAAACCTGCGCAGCGGCATGGCCAACTTGCTGGAAGACCTCGCCCAAAGCCCAGCGGCCAGCCTGCGGGTAAGCCAGGTAGATGGCACAGAGTTTTGCGTGGGTAAAAATGTTGCCAGCACCGAGGGCGCGGTGGTGTATCGCAACAAAGTTATGGAGCTCATTCAATACACGCCGCGTAGCCGCGAACACTTTGCTCGGCCTTTGTTAATCGTGCCGCCGTTTATCAACAAGTACTACATTCTGGATTTGAACGAGCGAAAATCCCTGGTGCGCTGGCTACTTGACCAAGGCTTTAGCGTGTTCATGATCTCTTGGGTAAACCCTGACGCCGAGCACAAGCAGCTTGGCTTTGCCGACTACCTTACAGACGGCGTGGTGCAGGCAGCCCGTGTGGTACAAACC
This genomic stretch from Simiduia sp. 21SJ11W-1 harbors:
- a CDS encoding alpha/beta hydrolase is translated as MQTNYAEMMSQMATTALHQWQQLTRPLGQGLASKATINPQKWADLQLECFRKQAELWQALADALPENKPLPDVVAPKGDPRFSDTDWASNPLFSFLRQSYLLNTQMIEQQLASMEFEDATSAQQIQFYARQYMNACSPANFAWSNPEVVRDTLARQGENLRSGMANLLEDLAQSPAASLRVSQVDGTEFCVGKNVASTEGAVVYRNKVMELIQYTPRSREHFARPLLIVPPFINKYYILDLNERKSLVRWLLDQGFSVFMISWVNPDAEHKQLGFADYLTDGVVQAARVVQTISGADKINAAGYCVGGTLLACAEAWLSAREDSPLASVTLLTTLLDFSEPGDLGHYMTRPLLDALSSDIQQRGYFDGRVMATSFNFLRENNLYWPNFINNYLLGKKPPAFDLLYWNSDSTHMSAAVFEQYVKAMYLDNRLTQPNGLIVRDTPVNLGQITCPSYVVGAQSDHIVLWQAAYRSAQLLSSQSHFILAGSGHIAGIVNPPAQQKYGFHCLPGGGHGPNNNLAASPEQWLEQAEQHAGSWWPHWAKWLATHAGTQVPARAPGHVHYPPLAAAPGEYVLRRV
- a CDS encoding 3-hydroxybutyrate dehydrogenase produces the protein MSDTTRKALITGAASGIGLGLAAHLYAQGYRVYMADLDSDAAGQAAQQLALQPGAGELIPCVLDVCDPAQASQLARELGALDVLVNNAGIQHVAPLEAFPANTWARIINVLLVGPAMVTQAFLPAMKAKNFGRIVNIGSIHSLVASPYKSAYVAAKQGLLGFSKALALETAQQNITINTLCPAYVKTPLVEKQIASQAQAHNMSEAEVIDTIMLKPMPKKSFISQAELNAALDFCISPQGRNFTGQTLVLDGGWTAQ